Part of the Carassius carassius chromosome 20, fCarCar2.1, whole genome shotgun sequence genome, ctattatttaatcatattttaaatgcaataggCTGTATTTCATTAATGCATATtgcacaaatgtgaccctggatcacaaaaccagtcataagggacacttttatgaaattaaaatttaTGCATGCAcctaaaagctaaataaataatatttctataaaatattaaaaatgtataattttgactcatgcaatgtattgttgtctattgctacaaatatacctgtgacaCTGCTTTTAGGGtcacaaatgtttcttgaattAGAAATAAACAGCAATCTGTGGTATTAATGAGTTACTGTAGCATCTTCTCTCCCATTGTTTCAGGTTGATCATCATGCCTGAGAAAGTTAGCATCAACAGTGCAGATGTGAAATACACTGAGAAACACATCGAGTCGCGGTACTGTTACCACACTGCCTCTGTGCGTACAGATGGAGACACGTTCACTATGAGTCTCTTAACCTTTCAACTCATGCATTTCTGCTTTGTTGAAGACTATGTACCTTTTTATTTCAGAGTCTGAATCAGAAAGTTGCATTGCATTTTCTTCCTCTTTTGGGTAGTTGAGTATGACGCAACTGTACTGGTAAACAAGTGTTTTGCATGTTTTATGTTAATAAGGTGACGCCCTCCAGCACCGAGTTCACCTTCCGCACCGAGAGGAAGGTGCCCAGGCTGGGTGTGATGCTGGTGGGATGGGGTGGAAATAACGGGACCACGGTCACAGCTGCAGTTCTGGCCAATAAACTGGGTCTGACCTGGAGAACCAAGACCGGTCTGAAGGTACAGCTTTTGAAAAGATATGTCGAGTCACATGATCAGCGAAAAACATTTACGTGCATTCAAttcaacataaaatgtaatttaatgtctTGATGATCCCTTGTTTTACATGTTTGAAAATCCTGAAACTGTGGAACTTTtgaagctgtttggactctcattttgggtgacggcacccattcactgcagagcatccattgatgagacattttcatttttggctgaattcTTTTAATATGATTTCCATTCTattagtcattaaaaaaaaatgtataaaaaccttTAACTACCAAAAAAAGCACTTTCTTAATGACATCATCctgcaggaagtgacatcatttacTGGCGGGAAACCAGCAGCACAAACATCAGTGAGTATattaatgtactgtaatgtaatgtaagaTTTGGTTTTGTTTCACTTTGAAACATTCGTCCCATTTAAATTAACTTACATAATTCAGTTTGATGCAAAAACATGCTCATGTAAAGTTTTAAACGTATGAAGCTAACAGCTTGAAACACTTGTGCTCACTTTAAATATCCTTAAATCACATTTGTTTCATCGCATCTAGTGAGCCTCAGGCCTTTCCTCGTGACAGAATGATTATTGAATcagcataaaaacaaaaacacactggtAGCTTTAAATGGGATTTATTAACCAAAACAAGATTGGAAATGAACATTTATCAATAATGAAATTATCTAAATGACAGAAGGAACCAGTTCTAGTGCATGAAACAGATTGAAACATTCATGAGTCACACATTCTGAGCATTTTCACTCGTATTATAGATTCATCGCTCATAGAAACAGAAAGTTACAGGCGATGTGGGTTCAAATAAAGCTGTATCCAAAATTACAGGAAGGAAGTTCAAGTTGTTTCCTTTTGTTTTGCCGTTCGATGCCGTTTATCAGCACAAGACGGTGACGAATACCAACGATCAAACAAAAAGATTCAGCAAATgccacgttttttttttaatgtatatgaaatataggtcaccacaaaatcaaaaaaataaataaattatagagtTAGAGTTAATACATTTTAGGCTGTATTAAagacattatttttataaaaagtaataattataattgagcacaatatagttatatattatgtattaaattacttattatttattaaattaatagtgCAGCATATTTGCCATTAATGCTGaaattttatcatatatatatatatatatatatatatattatatataaattgtgtAGTGCATTTGTAATTTATGTTGATAATTACAAtcgaaatatttttttatataaaattatataaaatttattaaacAACTTAAATTGTATATTGCATTTTCTAGCACTAAACAATGCACTtctcatgaaaataataacttaaGACGTTTTTTGTGTGCTAAATTATAATTCTACCTTCTTTCCtttgattttgtggtgaaataaGAGAAAAACACACAGCTTCAGGTGAAATGTTTGGACTGAGTCTGCTCGGATTGACTGAGCTTTAATGCTTTAGATGCTACGAAACCTCTTCAGTGCACTTTTAACATCACAGTTATGAAAGACAGGTGCCAGAATCAGCTTTTAAAAGGCGTCCCAGTTTAGTTACATCTATTACAGTAATATGACATATTTCCCCCCATAACTCACATGAAATGAAACATTAGAGAATGTACAGATACTGGCAGACTGAAAAACCCCAAGACCTCGAACAGCAGAgaaagtgtgtgtttatgtggacGGCGGAGGAAGACCACTGTTGACCTGAAAGCGTGTCTCATCTGATATCCCATACTGCACCAGCGGGTCCTGCACCAGATCATCTTCATTACAAAACATTCAATCAAGAGTAGAAGTTTTCTctattcacaaagctgctgagacaaactCTTCCTGACGAACAGAGAGAAGGGGGCGGGGCTTACCTTGTCAGCAAGCTCAttaactatgcacacagtgattggctgatttATTCTAGAGTGGGATACTATGTTGCAAcatttaaataaaggttaaaaaaaaaatttaactgctacattcaaataaagatgtcactaattaataaattaattaaacttcTCAAAAGCAATTagcaaatatgaatataaataatgaataatcacGGCTGATAATCTAGTGAGACATGCAAACAGTTAactatttcagttaatatttattttatttcaaataatatttcaattttaacataattttagttttagttaacaaccaaaaaaaaaaagtaaaaaaaaaaaaaacatgttctatttaaaagtctttttttctctctcttttttttcgcAATTTAGTTGCgtgtttttgtcagttttgttagattttaatttaaaaacaaaaacaatgtctatgcaatttttatttcaatttgatttattttagtacatcaagttataccaactaaatgaaaataataaatgtttccttggcaactacatgaaataaagtaaattaagtttttgttttatttcagttaatatttattttatttcaaataatattttttttatatatatataattttagttttagttaacaaaaactCTTCTTAAATCcaataaaagattttttttttttttacattttctattttaaagtcatttttaaagTAATTCCTTTCTCTTTTTATCGCAATTTAGTTGCGTCTTTTCTAGTTTTGTTAgtttttagtaattaaaaaaaaacaatatgtatatataattttttatttcaattctaGTTATTTTAGgaaatcaagttaaactaaacaaatCTTTACTTGGCAactgcctaaaataaaataaataattttttttttgctttatttcagttaatatttattttatttcagctttattacaGCTTAATGAAAACAAAGGAGTTGTTTTGTGAATACAGACACTGATATTAGCCATTAGTTGCAGTAATTAACAGTGATTGCTTCACCTTGCCGGTGAGCCGATGGATTTCCGTGCGATAGTAGATCAGGTTCTTGCGCATGGATTCATAACTGTGAGAAAGAAGCAGATCAGAGTTATAAAGCAGGAgacgcaatgcatgatgggaaacgTCTGTGACACACACCTGGCTTTAACGATGGCATCGATCCACTCCACACACTGCTCCTGAGAATCACATTCGAACAGATACTTCCTCTCGGCTTCGTCCAGAAACACTGGAGAACAAACAAGAGTCACACTTCTCTCTTAAAGAGCTGAGCCTCACATAAAGAATAACCAGTCATTGTAGTATAACTGATACACTATTATaggtttttatataatttatattttaaataagttattcttattaatattata contains:
- the LOC132095952 gene encoding pleckstrin homology domain-containing family J member 1-like, whose protein sequence is MRFNEKELVFLSRQPSERAAELGMRGPRRGDVVKRRHVKLIINFLFYFRTDEDEPIGALLLEQCRVEREDDRVFSIVFLDEAERKYLFECDSQEQCVEWIDAIVKASYESMRKNLIYYRTEIHRLTGKDPLVQYGISDETRFQVNSGLPPPST